TAATTCTTTATAAGTATCCGATAATTgatctttattattttccaaatgaaaattttttatcttttctATAAACCTAAATAAATGATTttccttattattttttaaattatcattattattattcttctTTTCCATGTTGGACAATTTTAGAACATTTGTGCAAAAGTaacttttaatatatttcgcattaaagatattattactattaattatttttctgtttttgttcatttttattttttgttgtttCTTTGTTCcctttatattattctttgaagaatttattattgaactaaaatatttacaaatGTTAATTCGTCCTTTCTCTTTACTCTTAATCatactattatttttattccACATGgtaattaaaatattattaatttttaaattttcatatGATGTATTCGTACGAGAATTATTGTTATACATACAATGGTTATATGtatcatatttatcttttataatattaagtataaatatatttttttgtaatacACAGTTTggtttatataataaaatatcaatggatatattatgtacatTCTTATACTCCAatattgtatttattttattaggGAACTTTATATCGTTTATAATTTggtaaatatttttgtgcATATTTGATATATCGACATCATATTTTCgtttattcatatttatagaTTCTTTGCACCTTTTAAAATTATCTAGAAACATATctatatattgatataatatatttaaagaatGATGATTTTCTttgttaaaatataaattaatgAAAAGGTGATCTTCTAATATAAAGGAcaaaaaagataaataaaaattagttaatatattgtaatGATTATAAATAAGTTGTTCATTTTGcatcatataatttaacTTAATAAATGTGTATAGAAATAATTTAGCTGagtatatatgtttaaaaCTTAAGGAccatataattaaaattaaattttctaatgtgtatatattattattaataatggatttataaaaaattgaataatttatatctaGTTGTTCTTTAAAGATCATATTGGATCTTTTgataataacattttttaaatattcatataaaaaaattatttgatgtgtatataatgggacattatttttaatattattattattattaataataatatattttttttctatattcatattgttTTGTTGTGGCTCatctaataatataataggAAATTTACACAGACAATATGTAAGAGTTATGAGTTCTTGACTATTTAATAGATTGATAAATGTATAcgtttttttaaaaataatatatttaactatattttcatataaatcaagaaataatatattttggttcataaaagataataacatatttacAAGTGATTCATAATTTCTTTCacttattattttcttatatattttatgcttcaaaatataattttttatatttagataaaaatagaaattACTAAAGTTAACATAAGAATATGAATAAagtaatattataagttctttatattttaataaggGTATGAGGCTAACACTTTTTTTGTAGTACTTTTGGTGCAAAACTTTATTgtctttatttaatttacTTAAAGACCAAAACACAATAACATATCGTGACGGATTTAAGAGAGGTAAATATTGATTAGcataagaaaataataaatcaatattaattttattaaatattgaatatttatatataatatgagAATTACATATCTTATGGTTTGTACTTTTATTTACttgatatatatgatttatattactatttGAAATATTACTTGGTTGTATTAaggatatatttatatcttcatatctttttattatatcacAACTTGGTAATATAGTATctttatgaatattataatttataatattatgaaaacTTCCATTTGTAAATTTATtgtttaataataatttatgtttattatcaatcgaaaaatatttattctttttatttaggaaagaaatatatttactatATGACcatataaaagaagaaaataatcttttattataattatttattttgtttaaactattatttgtatcttttaaataatcaaaaataatatttacattttgttctattgttttattaatatatattttatattttatatatatttctttatttttatttatgattTGCATAACTCTATGAAAAAAAGTTacataattaataatattcatatattcttcattcttctcaataatttttataaggtccaatacatttttattactttcatttaaaatttccttatttatttctataGCTTTTGTGATCTTTCCTTTTTTCTTCGTCTTGTAGGCATATGCTTGATTGTATTTGTATAAATCTTCATTCTTCTTATGATAAAACCTTTTCTCTTTAATTATACCAAATTCAcatatgttattatatagatGTATAAATACCCTTTTCCTTGGCAgcattaataatatatcttatttttctgattgttcatattaatataagaacattatataatatacagATTGTGCTAATTACATGGTACGTTTGTTAATATGgaattaatatttctttatcattatatatatatatatatatatataatataatagtattaataaaaaaaggggaaaagtaaatattatacttGATAATTATAAGTTCCCTccatatacatatatataatatttaacttttaaataaaacattCTTATCAACATGTTATTcttattgttattttttttatttattttttatttttatttttgtttttttttttctggATAATCATACGAAGCATGATGAATTTccaaattaataaaaatttattaaattttatatattttttttttttattatcatggaaaaaatatatatatatatatacatatatatatatatatatatattattatgttgatgtaaaaaaaagttttaTTTTAGTTTCATAGAGgaattaatttatatagaAAACATACAGTTGTTTATATTagtataatttttttaaaatagcatttaaaattattctttaaaaataattcataaattatttttgttttattatgttttaaaaatttacaCATTTATTCACAgcataatataatatttttattttttttttacctatttataaatttataagaACTAATATTTGAACACACctataatattacatatatatatatattattttttattaaagaaTAATTAAGGAACATGTGttgatatttatataaacattgATAACTACctatattttataagaaCACAATAATATAACTTTAACATATTGTATTACAatcatgtatatataaagaaaaccaaacatatcttttaaaagatatgtataaataaataaataaatataaatatatatatatatatatataacaagattaatttatttacttTTCCATAATATTTCATACAATAAAATCACTTTTTATACAATTCAAtaagataatattaatggataaatataaaatatatttatcatgTTTAATTTAAATCTTTGATATGTACAGGCACACATAAATTTCacaaatatttaaaaaaggaagaataataaaaataacttTACGTAATGTgatacataaataaataaataaataaataaataaataaataaataaatatatacatatatatatatatatatatattataatattctgGAACATCGCAAAGGttgtttttaataaatttcatttgatatatttatggaAAAATACACTCTTAAAAATTTaacattatattaaattgacaataattttttacaaaattaagggatatatatatatatatattataatatataatatatttaaatatattcaaacATTTTCTTTCTACCATTAATGGTATgacattttttattattttatattattcataggaattaaaaaatattatattatgaaataatattcacatattaagaaaaaaaaaaaaaaaccatacaaaaaaaaagtaaaatataaaattattgtaatatgttatttttattttatataatgttgAGCATGTCAATGCGAACacttttataaaaaaaatatatgtaaatatatgtattatatatatatatatatataatataatcatatatgATTTCTttcaaaaattatatgtacataataattaaatatatacatatatataatataataccTCGATAAATTCCTATAAATTTAGAAAAACGGAATTTTATAAgtttataattttttttgcCCTTTTACAAGTAGAAAAAAAGTGTTTCACAATTATTACTAATAATGcaaaagtaaaaaaaaaaaaataaaataaaaataaaaataaaaataaaaatttatatattatattatatatatatatatatatatatatatatacatgaaaatatattttatatgttttatataaatacaatacatatctatatatatatatatatatatatatatatattaataactAAATAGgagtatatatatatttgtatattattatttattatgtataaaatattattataaacaaaaaaaaaaataaaataaaataaaaataataataaaatatttaaatttttatatatagcaattttttttatatgttgaaaatcaataatattatattttttattcaaaaaatataatttttttatatttaataaaaaaacatatatattttatcgCAGTTTTTACAAAACacaatatttaatttattttatatattacaagCCCAATTCTcaaatagaaaaaaaaaatattttttttataaacttaattatattttaaacaACATGCCGTAAgtgtaaaaaaaaagaaaataaataaagttaacaatatgtatttatatatatatatatatatatatatatatatataaatacatatatgtaataaaaaaatatgatataatcttataaatatgtattatgaatatataaaccTAATAAGTTAATATATgattacatttatatatatgtatataacATTTTGTTAATATAGTGTATGGATTGTATCtacataatttattattacttaagtactttatatatatatatatatatatatatatatatatttatatgtatacattttaatgttattattttgttacccttattattatcatatggAATATATGTTCtatgtatttatatcataatatgACCATAAAGAGTTACATGTTCATCACATGAACATAtctctatatatatatatatatatatttattatacacatgtatatgtttatataaaaaatatacatatttttttactttttttttttttttttttcgcTTCTTTCCAGACTCTATCCTATAGTTTTGTGGGCACAAAAAAAGGAGTGCCTTTATCTTACCATTGAATTACAAGATATAGAAAATGTGAAGATTGACTTAAAAGAAGATAAGTTGTATTTTTATGGTACAAAAGATAAGAATGAATATGAATTTacattaaattttttaaagcCAATAAATGTTGAGGAATCAAAGTATAGTACTcaaagaaatataaaatttaaaataataaaaaaagaacaagaAAGATGGAAAACTTTAAATAACGATGGAAAGAAACACTGGGTTAAATGTGACTGGAACTCCTGGGTTGATACCGATGAAGAAGATAAAGCAAATGATTATGATGATATGGGTATGAACAGTTTTGGTGGTATGGGAGGTATGCCAGATATGAGTCAATTTGGAAATATGGGTGGATTAGGAAATATGGGAGGTTTAGGAAATATGGGAGGTTTAGGTAATATGGGAGGTTTAGGTAATATGGGTGGTTTAGGTAATATGGGAGGTATGGGTGACTTAGATTTTAGCAAATTAGGAAATATGGGTGGTGATATGCCTAATTTTGCTGGATTAGGTGGTATGGAtcaatttaaaaatatgcctaatatgaataatatgaatgacGATGATTCTAGTTCATATGGCGACGATACAAGTGATGAAGAAGATGATGATGAGGAAGATGAAGATGTAGAAGTTGATAACAAGACATTAGATTCagataaattaaaagatgaagaaaataaaattccTGATGCAGCAGTAGAAGTACAAGAACCAGTAGCCTaaatacttatatattaaaatataaaaaaaaggataaataaaataaataaataaaaaaaaaaaaaaaaaaaaggaattattttattattttacatatatttcttttttaccatgtataaataaataaatatatatatatatatatatatatgtaaatgtatgtatattcactaaaatattatttatattgaatatggtttttaaaaaaaaaaaaaaaaaaaaaaaaaaaattcactaattaatgtattaaaaatgaactgcgcatatttttatttcatgaaaatttatttatttattcatttaattatgtatataattattttaataacatacacacattttgtatattttaatatatgttcaatatatatatatatatatatatatatatatgtatatggggacaatatatttatcatagttctctttttttttttttttttttttttttttttttttttttttttatatttatattcttttttaaaaaaattaaaaagtttttttttaaatttttaattttaaatttttaatataaaaaaattaataattttatttataaaaaaaaaaaaaaaaNNNNNNNNNNNNNNNNNNNNNNNNNNNNNNNNNNNNNNNNNNNNNNNNNNNNNNNNNNNNNNNNNNNNNNNNNNNNNNNNNNNNNNNNNNNNNNNNNNNNNNNNNNNNNNNNNNNNNNNNNNNNNNNNNNNNNNNNNNNNNNNNNNNNNNNNNNNNNNNNNNNNNNNNNNNNNNNNNNNNNNNNNNNNNNNNNNNNNNNNNNNNNNNNNNNNNNNNNNNNNNNNNNNNNNNNNNNNNNNNNNNNNNNNNNNNNNNNNNNNNNNNNNNNNNNNNNNNNNNNNNNNNNNNNNNNNNNNNNNNNNNNNNNNNNNNNNNNNNNNNNNNNNNNNtattaataaaattttttttataatattattaatttttttttttttttatatatttttaaattttttatatttttttatttttatttatttatattgggataatatttttttttttttttttttttttttttttttttttttttttcttttttttttttatatatatatatatcctattctaaaaaggataaaagagttcatttataaatatataattgtaacgttataatataaaagtattcataattttcattataaaaaataaaaaaacaataaagaaaatatatatatgaatataatattaatttatgtgtatttaattatataagaaataaaattaatgaacaacatatttataatttattcaaatgttttttcttaaagagtattttatttattcattaatattatattataatttatttgaaaaTCATTTGAactgaaaaaaaaaaagaagataatatagaaaatattgatttcttcaaaaaaatatttaaaaaaaataaaaatatatatatttttcttatgtatctattattatataatatattaaaaaaaatatggaaacTTAAAAAATAACTATGGAATAAGAATGTTCCAATAAATgtttgaaaatatatatatatatataatatatatgtattattatttatatatatatatattttttttttccgGAGATAccattaaaaataaattaaaaagcTTTAATTCAttgtataattattttttttttttttgagttctatttgtaatattattagtTAAACATGggtttttattatttatttgaaaacgcatttatatgtatatataatagacatttaaaaaataaataaaataaaatgaaatgaaataaaataaaataaaaa
This is a stretch of genomic DNA from Plasmodium reichenowi strain SY57 chromosome 14, whole genome shotgun sequence. It encodes these proteins:
- a CDS encoding co-chaperone p23; protein product: MPLYPIVLWAQKKECLYLTIELQDIENVKIDLKEDKLYFYGTKDKNEYEFTLNFLKPINVEESKYSTQRNIKFKIIKKEQERWKTLNNDGKKHWVKCDWNSWVDTDEEDKANDYDDMGMNSFGGMGGMPDMSQFGNMGGLGNMGGLGNMGGLGNMGGLGNMGGLGNMGGMGDLDFSKLGNMGGDMPNFAGLGGMDQFKNMPNMNNMNDDDSSSYGDDTSDEEDDDEEDEDVEVDNKTLDSDKLKDEENKIPDAAVEVQEPVA